In Eleutherodactylus coqui strain aEleCoq1 chromosome 4, aEleCoq1.hap1, whole genome shotgun sequence, the following are encoded in one genomic region:
- the LOC136626555 gene encoding uncharacterized protein, whose protein sequence is MDLSEYLPDKPLITYKRGRNLGDRLVHSHLTPGPSSTTWLNSELPKGSYPCSGCKACKFMRRGTTFTSSSTGHEYNIREFINCRSSGVVYKATCHCPLDYVGKTIQQLRRRVLGHIGNIDRGEHTSLATHIREYHNNDPNMVRFQGIETIKENGRRGENIGQQAGNSQPRQWREKHRQQRRHHHYPQRVHHYPQRAHHYPQQVHHYPQLAHHSLTTTPIATTPSGGKSSGGTTSPSGGTTTTPNGASSLSTTAALLPPTGRAACPPQQHYYPQRGEQPVHHSSTTTPNGASNWPTTAALLPPTGPPLPPAGPPQHHYKPPLRPRPVAGKAAAAPLAPAEAPLQPPTGRAACPPQQHYYPQRGEQPVHHSSTTTPNGASSLSTTAALLPPVRPCPVAGKAPPAAAAPLAPAEAPLQPPTGQADGPPQLPPPAAALSAPPSQSPLAASATSAKKGLPTFSAVAQCIPFATSSHFPENVLVSTNGDQRRQDDNLG, encoded by the exons ATGGACCTATCTGAATACCTACCGGATAAACCTCTTATAACATATAAACGAGGAAGGAATTTGGGTGACCGGTTGGTCCATAGTCATTTGACCCCTGGACCCTCATCAACCACGTGGTTAAACTCTGAATTACCAAAAGGTTCTTACCCTTGCTCCGGATGCAAGGCTTGTAAATTCATGAGACGCGGAACAACATTCACCAGCTCATCTACAGGTCATGAATATAACATCAGGGAGTTTATCAACTGTAGATCCAGTGGAGTCGTCTACAAGGCTACCTGTCACTGCCCCCTCGACTATGTTGGCAAGACAATACAACAACTAAGAAGACGTGTATTAGGACATATTGGCAACATAGATCGAGGGGAGCATACCAGCCTAGCCACGCATATCAGGGAATATCATAATAATGATCCTAATATGGTTAGATTCCAAGGGATCGAGACCATCAAAGAAAATGGGAGGAGAG GGGAAAATATTGGCCAACAGGCGGGAAACTCCCAACCCcgtcagtggcgggaaaagcaccgccagcagcggcggcaccaccactacccccagcgggtccaccactacccccagcgggcccaccactacccccagcaggtccaccactacccccagctggcccaccacagcctcactacaacccccattgcgaccacgcccagtggcgggaaaagcagtggcggcaccactagccccagcggaggcacgactacaacccccaatggggcgagcagcctgtccaccacagcagcactactacccccaacggggcgagcagcctgtccaccacagcagcactactacccccaacggggcgagcagcctgtccaccacagcagcactactacccccaacggggcgagcaactggcccaccacagcagcactactacccccaacgggtccaccactacccccagctggcccaccacagcatcACTACAAACCCCCATTGcgaccacgcccagtggcgggaaaagcagcggcggcaccactagccccagcggaggcaccactacaacccccaacggggcgagcagcctgtccaccacagcagcactactatccccaacggggcgagcagcctgtccaccacagcagcactactacccccaacggggcgagcagcctgtccaccacagcagcactactacccccagtgcGACCAtgcccagtggcgggaaaagcaccgccagcagcggcggcaccactagccccagcagaggcaccactacaacccccaacggggcaagcagatggcccaccacagctaccaccaccggcagcagcactttcAGCACCGCCATCGCAATCACCTCTAGCAGCATCGGCAACCTCTGCTAAAAAAG GACTACCTACATTTTCTGCAGTCGCCCAGTGCATTCCGTTTGCAACGTCAAGCCACTTTCCGGAAAATGTCCTGGTATCAACGAATGGGGATCAACGTCGTCAGGATGATAACCTTG gttga
- the LOC136626556 gene encoding uncharacterized protein: protein MEPTRRIRLRRANCRTLIALMLYMQGEESEKTDRASRRRRCYWVHPILTERGTKGHFASLYQDLKNHPEKFIAFCRLPMEAFDRLLELVRRDLTYQDMQMRKAITAEERLLITLRFLATGESYASLHLQFRVGKSTITEIVRCTCSAIWQKLQRIVMPSPTEDTWQRVAAGFQDVAKFPNCIGAVDGKRACASASPLRLQIL from the exons ATGGAGCCTACCAGAAGAATTCGGCTGAGGCGCGCCAACTGCCGCACACTCATCGCCCTAATGCTGTACATGCAAGGAGAAGAATCAGAAAAG actgatcgtgcttcccggcGCCGGAGGTGCTACTGGGTGCATCCCATACTCACCGAGAGGGGGACGAAGGGGCATTTTGCAAGCCTGTACCAAGatttaaaaaa ccatccggAGAAGTTCATAGCCTTCTGCAGGCTGCCCATGGAGGCCTTTGAccgccttctggagctggtgcgccgggatCTTACGTACCAGGATATGcagatgaggaaggcgatcactgcagaagaaaggctgctcatcacccttcg cttcttggccacaggagagagctatgcatccctgcatctccaatttcgtgttggtaaatctactatcaccgaaattgtgaggtgcacatgcagcgctatctggcagaagttgcagcgcatcgtgatgccttcacctaccgaggatacttggcaacgtgttgcagcaggctttcaagatgttgccaaatttcctaactgcataggcgccGTCGACGGCAAACgtgcgtgtgcttcagccagcccacTCAGGCTCCAAATTTTATAA